In Juglans regia cultivar Chandler chromosome 13, Walnut 2.0, whole genome shotgun sequence, the following proteins share a genomic window:
- the LOC108979074 gene encoding uncharacterized protein LOC108979074 — MYQLNPHFYPCLHCQPHSCIRMVQHLIERCLLLHMSRDQCIKALAEHASIRPLVTLTVWRELQKENKDFFRAYFHVTSSRPLPSRYIQREPKLARRRQWH, encoded by the exons ATGTACCAGCTTAACCCTCACTTCTACCCTTGTTTGCATTGCCAACCGCACAGCTGCATTAGAATG GTTCAACATCTTATTGAAAGATGCCTTCTCCTTCACATGAGTAGAGACCAATGCATAAAGGCGCTTGCAGAGCACGCAAGCATTAGGCCACTCGTCACACTTAcag TGTGGAGGGAGCTACAAAAAGAGAATAAAGACTTCTTTCGAGCATATTTTCATGTCACATCTTCGAGACCCTTACCGA GTAGATATATTCAAAGGGAACCAAAATTAGCAAGAAGGAGACAATGGCATTAG
- the LOC108979072 gene encoding DNA-directed RNA polymerases I, II, and III subunit RPABC5, whose amino-acid sequence MIIPVRCFTCGKVIGNKWDTYLDLLQSDYSEGDALDALGLVRYCCRRMLMTHVDLIEKLLNYNTLEKNENS is encoded by the exons ATGATCATCCCAGTTCGTTGCTTTACCTGCGGAAAG GTGATTGGTAACAAATGGGACACATATCTTGACCTTCTCCAGTCGGATTACTCCGAAGG agATGCTCTCGATGCCTTGGGGTTGGTCCGTTATTGCTGTAGGCGAATGCTTATGACTCATGTTGACCTCATTGAGAAGCTTCTGAATTACAATA CTTTGGAGAAGAACGAAAACAGTTGA